A single Roseofilum casamattae BLCC-M143 DNA region contains:
- the tgt gene encoding tRNA guanosine(34) transglycosylase Tgt produces MTHCFSVQCQCSQTQARAAVFHTPHGIVETPRFMPVGTLATVKGLTPKQLQETGAQMILANTYHLHLQPGEELVASAGGLHGFMGWDGPILTDSGGFQVFSLADLRTIAEDGVQFKSPRDGRIINLTPEKAIAIQNQLGADVIMAFDECPPYPATKEAVTAATERTYRWLKRCIAAHNNSQQALFGIVQGGVYPDLRQAAARQLVELDLPGYAIGGVSVGEPGNLIDDIVKVTAPLLPDNKPRYLMGVGTYREMVRAIASGIDVFDCVIPTRLARHGAVFVRGERWNIKNARFRNDLAPLDETCPCYTCQNFSRAYLGHLWRCQELLVYTLLSIHNITELIRFTQRIREAILGDRFLAEFGHWLED; encoded by the coding sequence GTGACTCATTGTTTTTCTGTCCAATGCCAATGCTCGCAGACGCAAGCGAGAGCCGCCGTTTTCCATACCCCTCATGGCATCGTGGAAACTCCTCGGTTTATGCCGGTAGGTACGCTAGCGACGGTGAAAGGACTAACTCCGAAACAGTTGCAAGAGACTGGCGCGCAAATGATTTTAGCCAATACTTATCACTTGCACCTGCAACCGGGAGAGGAGTTGGTGGCGAGTGCGGGGGGATTGCATGGGTTTATGGGATGGGACGGCCCGATTTTAACGGATTCTGGTGGGTTTCAAGTCTTTAGTCTGGCAGATTTGCGCACGATCGCGGAAGATGGAGTGCAGTTTAAGTCCCCTCGAGATGGGCGAATCATTAATTTAACGCCGGAAAAGGCGATCGCCATTCAAAATCAGTTGGGTGCCGATGTGATTATGGCCTTTGATGAGTGTCCGCCTTATCCCGCGACGAAGGAAGCGGTAACGGCGGCAACGGAGCGTACCTATCGCTGGCTGAAACGATGCATAGCGGCTCATAACAACTCCCAACAAGCGTTGTTTGGTATCGTACAAGGGGGAGTTTATCCGGACTTGCGCCAAGCCGCAGCGAGGCAATTAGTGGAGCTGGATTTACCCGGCTATGCGATCGGTGGGGTGAGCGTGGGCGAACCGGGGAACTTAATTGATGATATTGTCAAAGTGACAGCGCCTTTGCTTCCAGACAACAAACCTCGGTATTTGATGGGAGTCGGAACCTATCGAGAAATGGTACGGGCGATCGCATCCGGAATCGATGTTTTTGATTGCGTGATTCCAACTCGGTTAGCTCGTCATGGTGCGGTATTTGTTCGGGGAGAACGCTGGAATATTAAGAATGCGCGCTTCCGTAACGATCTCGCTCCTTTGGATGAAACTTGTCCGTGCTATACCTGCCAGAATTTTAGTCGCGCTTATTTGGGACATTTATGGCGCTGTCAAGAACTGTTGGTCTATACGTTATTGTCGATTCATAATATTACCGAGTTGATTCGGTTTACGCAACGAATCCGGGAAGCAATTTTAGGCGATCGGTTTTTGGCAGAGTTCGGCCATTGGTTGGAGGATTAA
- a CDS encoding DUF4278 domain-containing protein, with the protein MKLCYRGLSYEYNPPIVEMGKEHVGGTYRGLEWRFREVRKAPVLQTNLDLKYRGIPYHVGSSQPVTVPVSVSERARELMLQSDRNTKNRQHSMLRRLANEVGCDRPIGAN; encoded by the coding sequence ATGAAACTTTGTTATCGCGGATTAAGCTATGAATACAATCCTCCCATTGTGGAAATGGGTAAGGAGCATGTTGGCGGAACCTATCGCGGTTTAGAATGGCGATTCCGTGAAGTGAGAAAAGCACCGGTTTTGCAAACCAATCTGGATCTGAAATATCGCGGCATTCCTTACCATGTTGGCAGTTCGCAGCCAGTTACCGTGCCAGTTTCAGTTAGCGAACGGGCCCGAGAACTGATGCTACAGAGCGATCGCAATACGAAAAATCGGCAACATTCTATGCTGCGCCGTCTGGCCAATGAGGTCGGTTGCGATCGTCCCATCGGAGCCAATTAG
- a CDS encoding phycobiliprotein lyase: MILQADLTQTTQRSLAEQFFLQTQGRWSSQRRYYTLPNGKIQEISSILEIQYLPQGHEALHHLAQLHHLDDPTALWYGTQVSWDSEESVNRRKQSQGTTVFGIAGTTLYRDRGFATSKPVTAKFYLSNPQTLCLRTEYNNSVFEEEIKLIGNNYRTRQTIISRAGEEQTIGQYLEKRIA, from the coding sequence GTGATCTTACAAGCCGATCTGACTCAAACTACGCAACGATCGCTCGCCGAGCAGTTCTTCCTGCAAACCCAAGGTCGATGGTCTTCCCAGCGCCGCTACTACACTTTGCCTAATGGAAAGATTCAAGAAATTTCTAGTATTCTAGAGATTCAATATTTACCGCAAGGACACGAAGCGCTGCATCACTTAGCCCAGTTGCACCATCTCGACGACCCTACGGCACTTTGGTACGGAACTCAAGTAAGTTGGGATAGCGAAGAATCTGTCAACAGACGCAAGCAATCCCAGGGAACGACCGTATTTGGCATTGCAGGAACTACTTTGTATCGCGATCGCGGTTTCGCCACCTCCAAACCCGTCACCGCAAAGTTCTATCTCTCCAACCCGCAAACCCTATGCTTGCGCACCGAATACAACAACTCCGTCTTTGAAGAAGAAATTAAACTTATTGGCAACAACTACCGTACTCGCCAAACCATCATCTCCCGCGCCGGCGAAGAGCAAACCATCGGTCAATACTTAGAAAAACGTATTGCTTAA
- a CDS encoding DUF4058 family protein, which produces MPSPFPGMNPYLEHPDLWSEVHSRLIVALADEIAPRSMPNYYVALEKRIYLSTPQDSVLIGIPYVSIIAPEVRSSQDLERNPTSTATLPKPDEPQTVTVALAEEVQERYLEIRETNTGRVVTAIELLSPKNKRAGEGKEAYLRKRQRILTSSTHLVEIDLLRGGKPMPMQGVTKRKDYRILMSRSDRRPYAQLYSFNLTDAIPKVELPLQAEECSLVVDLKPILDGIYDRGGYHFRIDYSQPTIPALSGETAAWANTVLYARE; this is translated from the coding sequence ATGCCTTCCCCATTCCCTGGCATGAATCCCTATCTGGAGCATCCAGACCTCTGGTCGGAAGTCCATAGTCGTCTGATTGTCGCTCTTGCAGATGAGATTGCACCGCGCTCAATGCCCAACTATTATGTAGCGCTCGAAAAGCGGATTTATTTGAGTACACCACAAGATAGCGTACTCATTGGTATCCCCTATGTTTCGATTATCGCTCCAGAGGTACGGTCTTCTCAGGACTTAGAACGGAACCCTACCTCAACGGCGACATTACCTAAACCCGACGAACCGCAAACGGTCACGGTAGCTTTGGCTGAGGAGGTACAAGAGCGGTATTTGGAGATTCGGGAGACGAATACGGGGAGGGTTGTGACCGCGATTGAGCTGCTTTCGCCGAAGAACAAACGAGCGGGTGAGGGGAAGGAGGCGTATCTCCGCAAACGCCAGAGGATTTTAACCAGCTCTACCCACTTGGTTGAGATCGATTTACTCAGAGGTGGAAAACCGATGCCCATGCAAGGGGTAACTAAGCGCAAAGACTATCGGATTTTGATGAGTCGTAGCGATCGCAGACCTTATGCCCAACTGTATTCTTTCAATTTAACAGATGCTATTCCCAAGGTTGAGTTACCGCTACAGGCTGAAGAGTGCTCCCTAGTTGTCGATCTCAAACCGATTCTCGATGGGATTTATGACCGTGGGGGTTATCATTTTCGTATTGATTATAGTCAACCGACTATTCCGGCTCTTTCTGGAGAGACAGCAGCTTGGGCGAATACGGTGCTTTATGCTAGGGAATAG
- a CDS encoding response regulator transcription factor, which translates to MPRILVIDDDPAISELVSVNLEMAGYDVSQAPDGVKGQALAIQLLPDMIVLDLMLPKVDGFTVCQRLRRDDRTADIPILMLTALHQTQDKVEGFNAGADDYLTKPFEIEEMLARVRALLRRTDRIPQAAKHSEILNYGPLTLIPERFEVIWFEKTVKLTHLEFELLHCLLQRHGQTVSPSEILKEVWGYDPDDDIETIRVHIRHLRTKLEPDPRHPRYIKTVYGAGYCLELPSSSTQPEAS; encoded by the coding sequence ATGCCCCGGATATTAGTCATCGATGACGATCCCGCAATCTCAGAACTAGTGTCAGTGAACCTAGAAATGGCTGGCTATGATGTCAGCCAAGCCCCCGATGGGGTAAAAGGTCAAGCATTAGCGATTCAATTACTCCCAGATATGATCGTCCTTGACCTCATGCTGCCCAAAGTCGATGGCTTTACCGTTTGTCAGCGTTTGCGTCGAGACGATCGCACGGCTGACATTCCTATTTTAATGCTCACGGCTCTTCATCAAACCCAAGACAAAGTTGAAGGTTTCAACGCTGGAGCCGACGACTATTTAACCAAACCCTTTGAAATTGAAGAAATGCTGGCCCGAGTCCGCGCTCTGTTACGCCGAACCGATCGCATTCCGCAAGCGGCTAAGCACAGCGAAATTTTGAATTACGGGCCCTTGACTCTCATTCCAGAACGCTTTGAAGTCATCTGGTTTGAGAAAACGGTCAAGCTCACTCACCTGGAATTTGAATTGCTCCATTGCTTGTTGCAACGCCACGGTCAAACCGTCTCCCCGAGCGAAATTCTGAAAGAAGTTTGGGGTTACGATCCCGATGATGACATTGAAACCATCCGGGTTCACATTCGACATTTGCGAACCAAACTCGAACCCGATCCGCGCCATCCTCGATATATTAAAACGGTTTATGGCGCTGGATATTGCTTGGAACTTCCCAGTTCTTCTACCCAGCCAGAAGCCTCGTAA
- a CDS encoding CPBP family intramembrane glutamic endopeptidase — MFAQLTSAWLCLLDPSSGLVNATAFLAIWVMLWLPIAIPRSLAIKWYPPHPLPPQEKLSLLAPLYLLVPLILWGMTRLENRPISDYGIGLEPDIFLSLVKGILLSIFTLLVGYGLQILGGALQWQHFNLQSSLPILVLSTLALSLWISGTEEAVFRGVLLTELAGEFSLIGAAIASSLIFALCHLIWDVSGTWKQLPGLMVMGLILAAACGVDGGKIGLAWGLHAGWIWGLITLESVPILAIKPDSNIPEWITGLDGQPLSGLVGFAILALAGALAYLLFV; from the coding sequence ATGTTTGCTCAACTCACGAGTGCATGGCTATGCCTCCTTGACCCGAGTTCGGGACTAGTTAATGCCACTGCCTTTTTGGCGATTTGGGTTATGCTGTGGTTGCCGATCGCCATTCCCCGATCGCTCGCTATAAAATGGTACCCTCCCCATCCCTTACCTCCCCAAGAAAAACTTTCCCTACTTGCGCCCCTATATCTGCTCGTTCCCCTCATCTTATGGGGAATGACTCGCCTAGAAAACCGTCCCATTTCTGACTACGGTATCGGCTTAGAACCCGACATTTTTCTCTCCTTAGTGAAAGGAATTCTTCTGAGTATATTTACGTTACTTGTCGGCTATGGATTGCAAATTTTAGGTGGAGCATTGCAATGGCAGCACTTCAATCTCCAGTCATCTTTGCCCATTTTGGTCTTATCCACTCTGGCTCTAAGCTTGTGGATTAGCGGGACGGAAGAGGCCGTATTTCGCGGTGTTTTGCTGACGGAACTCGCAGGAGAGTTCTCTCTCATCGGAGCCGCGATCGCATCTAGCCTAATTTTTGCTCTGTGCCATTTAATTTGGGATGTTTCCGGCACTTGGAAACAACTTCCCGGACTGATGGTAATGGGGCTAATTCTAGCAGCAGCTTGCGGGGTTGATGGGGGAAAGATTGGATTGGCTTGGGGGTTACATGCTGGATGGATTTGGGGGCTAATTACCCTGGAGAGCGTACCCATCCTAGCCATTAAACCCGACAGCAATATTCCCGAATGGATTACGGGTTTGGACGGACAACCTCTAAGCGGATTAGTCGGATTCGCGATTTTGGCTCTCGCGGGTGCGCTCGCGTACTTGTTGTTTGTCTAA
- a CDS encoding AbrB family transcriptional regulator, with protein MNEQLPEAPLTGKALLNKVKELDHLSRRERAKYCGYYNAPQNESDDIRVNLSQFYDALLAAKGIELEPGKSKDGRGREPTFRVSVHQNGQIVIGSTYTKAMGLVQGDQFEIKLGYKHIHLIQVESDKNGSEAE; from the coding sequence ATGAACGAACAACTTCCAGAGGCGCCACTAACCGGGAAAGCGCTATTGAACAAGGTCAAAGAACTCGATCATCTCTCTCGTAGAGAAAGAGCCAAATATTGCGGGTACTATAACGCGCCGCAAAACGAAAGCGACGATATTCGCGTTAACCTCTCCCAATTCTACGATGCTCTTTTAGCTGCCAAAGGTATTGAGCTGGAGCCGGGTAAATCTAAGGACGGCCGGGGTCGCGAACCGACATTCCGCGTGAGCGTTCACCAAAATGGGCAAATTGTTATCGGTTCTACCTATACCAAAGCAATGGGACTGGTGCAAGGCGATCAGTTTGAGATCAAATTGGGCTACAAACATATTCACCTGATTCAAGTCGAGAGTGACAAAAATGGGTCGGAAGCTGAATAA
- a CDS encoding succinate dehydrogenase/fumarate reductase iron-sulfur subunit encodes MDVVFQIIRQEQNQGPRVQAYSLDVDPSETILSCLNQIKWEQDGSLAFRKNCRNTICGSCSMRINGRSALACKENVGSELKRQSTVNSPPTIAIAPLGNFPVIKDLVVDMQSFWHNLERVDPYVSAKSRSLPEREFLQSPQERSQLEATGNCILCGACYSECNAVEVNPDFVGPHALAKAYRMVADSRDDRTDDRLDRYNNPSSGVWGCTRCLYCDSVCPMEVNPLEQISKIKGEILDRHSAAHSRPIRHRKVLVDLVKDGGWIDERQFALKVVADMFRDLKGLLSIAPVGLRLLAKGKFPFTFEPSEGTAQVRSLIEAVQNSD; translated from the coding sequence ATGGACGTTGTTTTTCAGATTATTCGCCAAGAACAAAACCAAGGGCCTAGGGTGCAAGCCTATAGCTTAGATGTAGATCCGAGCGAAACCATCCTCAGTTGCCTAAATCAGATCAAATGGGAGCAGGATGGAAGTTTAGCATTTCGCAAAAATTGCCGCAATACAATTTGTGGCAGTTGCTCTATGCGAATTAACGGCCGTTCCGCCCTGGCCTGTAAAGAAAATGTGGGGAGCGAACTGAAACGACAATCGACAGTCAATTCCCCACCGACGATCGCCATTGCTCCTTTAGGAAATTTTCCAGTTATCAAAGATTTAGTCGTGGATATGCAATCGTTTTGGCATAACTTAGAACGGGTAGACCCCTATGTGAGCGCGAAATCGCGATCGCTACCGGAACGGGAATTCTTGCAATCTCCCCAAGAGCGATCGCAACTGGAGGCTACTGGCAATTGCATTCTCTGCGGGGCGTGCTATTCCGAGTGTAATGCAGTCGAAGTGAATCCGGATTTTGTCGGGCCCCACGCCCTGGCCAAAGCCTATCGCATGGTAGCCGACTCTCGCGACGATAGGACAGACGATCGCCTCGATCGCTATAATAATCCGTCATCTGGGGTTTGGGGATGTACTCGCTGTCTCTATTGCGATTCGGTCTGTCCCATGGAAGTCAATCCCTTAGAGCAGATTAGTAAAATTAAAGGAGAAATTCTCGATCGCCACAGCGCTGCCCACTCGCGCCCCATTCGCCATCGTAAAGTCCTCGTCGATCTGGTGAAAGATGGGGGCTGGATCGACGAGCGCCAGTTTGCCCTCAAAGTGGTTGCCGATATGTTCCGAGACTTGAAAGGCTTGTTAAGCATTGCTCCCGTTGGACTGCGCTTATTAGCTAAAGGTAAATTCCCCTTCACCTTCGAGCCATCAGAAGGAACGGCCCAAGTGCGATCGCTCATTGAAGCCGTGCAAAATTCCGATTAA
- a CDS encoding elongation factor G, translated as MTKLGVLSSRNAAIAGPYLSGKTTLLESLQHVTNAITRKGSTKDGTSLGDNSPEARSRQMSVEINVASTDYEDIHFTFLDCPGSVEFAQETYNALMGVGAAIVVCEPDPDRILTLAPLFKFLDDWEIPHMVFINKMDRVCTDEDRCLTSFSQLLDALKSVSSRPIVPHQYPIASGDNIIGYIDLVSEQAYHYHADAPADPVPLPESLKAAETQARTEMLETLADFDDHLLEELLEEIEPSQEEIVKDLKMELGADLIVPVFIGVAEKGYGVRPLLDALKREAPSPDITSQRRGLDPESDVPVAQVLKTFYTPQGGKQSLVRVWQGELSEGLVLNGVRPGGIYRLFGAQQKSTTKAGLGEIVALARMDGVHTGDTLSVSRDVVQLPQAGRLQPVYAMAIAPQHRKDEVKLTPALNKLLEEDPSLHWEQHGDTHEIILWGQGEIHLQVSLERLQRKYNLPMATHLPRVAYKETIRKPVAKIHGRYKHQSGGHGQFGDVYLDIRPLQRGEGFSFDETIVGGVVPKQYIPGVETGVREYLGRGPLGFPVVDVGVTLTNGSYHGVDSSEQAFKQAARLAMTSGMSQGKPILLEPIAMVTVSAPVEFTSKVLQLLTGRRGQILGYEPLESWKGWDKISAYLPQAEMHGFIIELRSLTLGVGFFDWHYDRLHEVPDKIADRILATTAD; from the coding sequence ATGACAAAATTAGGAGTATTAAGCAGTCGGAACGCGGCCATCGCCGGCCCGTATCTGAGTGGTAAAACCACGCTGCTTGAAAGCTTGCAACACGTAACAAATGCCATTACGCGCAAAGGCAGTACCAAAGACGGAACTAGCCTTGGCGACAATTCCCCGGAAGCGCGATCGCGACAAATGAGTGTCGAAATTAACGTTGCTTCTACAGACTACGAAGATATTCATTTTACCTTTCTCGACTGTCCCGGTTCCGTAGAATTCGCGCAAGAAACCTACAATGCGCTCATGGGAGTTGGTGCTGCGATCGTTGTTTGCGAACCAGACCCCGATCGCATTCTCACCCTCGCTCCCCTATTTAAATTCCTCGACGACTGGGAAATTCCCCACATGGTCTTCATCAACAAAATGGACCGGGTGTGTACCGACGAAGACCGCTGTTTAACCAGCTTTTCCCAACTTCTAGACGCTTTAAAATCAGTTTCTTCCCGTCCCATCGTTCCCCATCAATATCCAATTGCTTCCGGGGATAACATTATCGGATATATCGATCTGGTCAGCGAACAAGCTTACCATTACCATGCTGACGCGCCAGCCGATCCGGTTCCCCTTCCCGAGTCCCTCAAAGCAGCAGAAACTCAAGCGCGCACCGAGATGCTGGAAACTCTCGCTGACTTTGACGACCATCTCTTAGAAGAACTCTTAGAAGAAATCGAACCGTCGCAAGAGGAAATTGTCAAAGACTTGAAAATGGAACTGGGAGCGGATCTGATCGTTCCCGTGTTTATTGGCGTTGCCGAAAAAGGGTATGGCGTGCGTCCCCTATTGGATGCCCTGAAACGGGAAGCTCCCTCTCCCGATATCACCTCACAGCGGCGCGGACTCGACCCGGAAAGCGATGTTCCCGTGGCTCAGGTCTTAAAAACCTTCTACACTCCACAAGGGGGCAAGCAGTCTTTGGTGCGGGTTTGGCAAGGCGAACTGAGCGAGGGGTTAGTGCTTAATGGAGTGCGGCCTGGCGGTATTTATCGCCTCTTTGGCGCCCAGCAAAAATCGACAACGAAAGCAGGACTGGGAGAAATTGTGGCTCTCGCGCGCATGGATGGCGTCCATACTGGGGATACTCTCTCGGTATCGCGGGATGTGGTGCAACTGCCGCAAGCTGGTAGGCTGCAACCGGTGTATGCCATGGCGATCGCGCCGCAACACCGTAAAGATGAAGTTAAGCTCACCCCCGCTTTAAATAAACTGCTGGAAGAAGACCCTTCTCTTCATTGGGAACAACATGGCGACACTCACGAAATTATTCTCTGGGGCCAAGGGGAAATTCATCTGCAAGTGAGTCTGGAGCGGTTGCAGCGCAAGTATAATTTGCCCATGGCGACTCACTTACCGCGAGTGGCTTATAAAGAAACCATTCGCAAACCCGTCGCCAAAATTCACGGACGTTACAAGCATCAAAGTGGCGGTCACGGTCAATTTGGCGATGTTTATCTGGATATTCGTCCCTTGCAACGAGGGGAAGGATTTTCTTTCGACGAAACCATTGTCGGTGGCGTAGTGCCGAAACAATATATTCCCGGCGTGGAAACTGGGGTGCGCGAATATCTCGGTCGCGGCCCCCTGGGTTTCCCCGTGGTCGATGTTGGGGTTACGCTCACCAATGGCAGCTATCATGGCGTGGATAGTTCCGAACAAGCGTTTAAACAAGCCGCTCGGTTAGCAATGACTAGCGGCATGAGTCAAGGCAAGCCTATTTTACTCGAACCGATTGCGATGGTGACGGTTTCTGCCCCCGTCGAGTTTACCTCGAAAGTTTTACAACTGCTCACCGGCCGTCGCGGACAAATTCTCGGTTACGAACCCCTGGAGTCGTGGAAAGGCTGGGATAAAATTTCGGCGTATCTGCCGCAAGCGGAGATGCATGGGTTTATTATTGAGTTGCGATCGCTCACGTTAGGTGTTGGTTTCTTCGATTGGCACTACGATCGTTTGCACGAGGTTCCCGATAAGATTGCCGATCGCATTTTAGCCACAACTGCCGACTAG